One region of Quercus lobata isolate SW786 chromosome 2, ValleyOak3.0 Primary Assembly, whole genome shotgun sequence genomic DNA includes:
- the LOC115977229 gene encoding FIP1[V]-like protein isoform X2, protein MEDDDEFGDLYTDVLRPFASSSSLSSASQPHQPSPAPPSLHSPIDLNLKSSNDDDGIVFGAPHSSSTAPNQTLAPQPKEPVREAVKLDLAPNSIAREDSAGGARVLEAGDVELPRRTGPEAGVVESEALSRGGGEGGVDLMDKDVNFDIEEGNTGIDDIGSEPIIPGLSGGGGSGSGSGGDAMVRGLTVNLEASRKDDASGGGGGSGENDWDSDSDDDLQIVLNDNNHGPMAMERGGIGGEEDDDDEDGDPLVIVADGELNQEMEAQEWGEDAAQAADGEKKETGDAGKVIGGGVHVGAVVAPKIGYSNHGYHPFHSQFKYVRPGAVPMSGAATSIPGGGPGQVRPLVNMGPMAGRGRGEWRPTGIKNASPMQKGFHSGFGLPAWGNNMAGRGFGGGGGLEFTLPSHKTIFDVDIESFEEKPWKYPGIDISDFFNFGLNEESWKDYCRQLEQLRLESTMQSKIRVYESGRTEQEYDPDLPPELAAATGVHDVLAENANSGKLDVGQSDLAKGSARVRPPIPTGRAIQVEGGYGERLPSIDTRPPRMRDSDAIIEIVLQDSVDDDSSTGNAPEQPDNETPREDFRGGDVAEEDVEQVDSEYFDGFPQAYNVRKRDLGRRMPSVNSGQDNLNDGDGISSFPPEAPVQISSSRGQTSGKVGTPYDERRTQERARDQSPHMAPSRSTRDGKFHDDQKEESVESLDGKHSPRLSSPVTVRVARESSVEQKDAEHDELLLADGSPVMEKDEMTLNTIGKNDTLKDGVLNKQKLSSRVEQPVLQEFDEGEDSKAARSSENSKARSGSSRDYQKWRDGADEEVIQEGRSTRTESMKRHLDDNEQGLRRKNRDGRQDIERSRMAVKGTEDYLYRDWDPSSGHQMHMKADGFNRRKERDNPEIPWQRRDDDPYNRRIRAEETRKRERGEEMGSRHRGKVRDGERSDKDEFLHSRKQLDNGNYRIPYDKEAGSRHRERDDGLKSRYENVDDYHGKRRKDEEYLRRDHADKEEILHGHRESTSRRKRERDEVLDPRKRDDQLRLRDNLEDHHSVRHKDEGWLQRERGERPPREREDWHRLKQSHEENLPKRERDEGRGALRGGRGPEEKALAGHSRAKEEYKGSDKEYQFKDTVRHSEQSKRRERIEDENSHYRGREDVYPRGNQFSNDERRSRQERSSTRNDRAVSASDNQRVHDKKHRENTRKNKESEGGDHNAIGPSKRNREDQSGQINETESNAIDGRC, encoded by the exons atggAAGACGACGACGAGTTCGGAGATCTGTACACGGACGTGCTCAGGCCTTTTGCTTCTTCGTCGTCGCTATCCTCCGCTTCGCAGCCTCACCAACCGTCGCCTGCGCCACCGTCTCTCCACAGTCCGATCGATCTCAACCTAAAGAGCAGCAACGACGACGATGGGATCGTTTTCGGAGCTCCTCACTCTAGTTCCACTGCGCCCAATCAAACCCTAGCTCCTCAACCTAAGGAGCCTGTTCGCGAAGCCGTCAAGCTCGATTTGGCGCCGAATTCGATCGCTCGCGAGGATTCAGCTGGTGGTGCTAGGGTTTTGGAAGCCGGAGATGTTGAATTACCGAGAAGGACTGGTCCGGAGGCTGGTGTTGTTGAATCGGAGGCTTTGAGCCGAGGAGGAGGTGAAGGAGGTGTGGATTTGATGGATaaagatgtgaattttgatattgAGGAGGGTAATACTGGAATCGACGATATTGGCTCCGAGCCAATCATTCCAGGACTCTCCGGTGGTGGCGGAAGCGGCAGCGGCAGCGGCGGTGACGCGATGGTGCGTGGTTTGACGGTGAATCTGGAAGCTTCTAGAAAGGACGACGCCAGCGGAGGTGGTGGCGGCAGCGGCGAGAATGATTGGGACAGTGATAGTGATGACGATTTGCAGATAGTGTTGAATGATAACAATCATGGGCCCATGGCAATGGAGAGAGGCGGAATTGGAGGCgaggaagatgatgatgatgaagatgggGATCCGCTGGTTATTGTGGCGGATGGGGAGCTGAATCAGGAGATGGAGGCGCAAGAATGGGGCGAAGATGCAGCGCAGGCAGCGGATGGAGAGAAGAAGGAGACTGGGGATGCCGGGAAGGTTATTGGTGGCGGTGTCCACGTAGGCGCGGTGGTGGCGCCGAAAATTGGTTATAGCAATCATGGGTATCATCCATTTCATTCTCAGTTTAAG TATGTTAGACCTGGTGCGGTGCCAATGTCTGGGGCAGCTACCTCCATTCCTGGAGGAGGCCCTGGTCAAGTTCGTCCACTTGTCAACATGGGTCCTATGGCTGGTCGTGGTAGAGGTGAATGGAGACCAACAGGAATTAaaaatgcttctccaatgcagaAAGGTTTCCACTCGGGTTTTGGATTGCCTGCTTGGGGCAACAATATGGCGGGGCGaggttttggtggtggtggtggactGGAATTCACGCTTCCTTCTCACAA GACCATATTTGATGTTGACATTGAAAGTTTTGAGGAGAAACCATGGAAATATCCTGGCATTGATATATCAGACTTCttcaattttggtttgaatGAGGAGAGCTGGAAAGATTATTGCAGGCAGCTG GAACAACTCCGCCTAGAGTCTACCATGCAAAGCAAAATTCGTGTTTATGAAAGTGGGCGAACAGAGCAG GAGTATGATCCAGATTTACCCCCAGAATTGGCAGCAGCCACTGGTGTTCATGATGTTCTGGCTGAAAATGCAAATTCTGGAAAGTTGGATGTTGGACAAAGTGATTTAGCAAAAGGATCTGCTCGTGTGCGGCCACCTATA CCAACCGGGAGAGCAATACAGGTTGAAGGTGGTTATGGTGAGCGTCTCCCCTCCATTGACACTCGACCTCCTCGCATGCGTGATTCAGATGCAATTATTGAG ATTGTCTTGCAGGACTCTGTAGATGATGATTCCTCCACAGGAAATGCCCCAGAGCAACCAGACAATGAAACCCCCAGAGAGGATTTTAGAGGTGGCGATGTAGCTGAAGAAGACGTGGAGCAGGTGGATAGTGAGTATTTTGATGGTTTTCCACAGGCTTACAATGTTCGAAAGAGAGATCTTGGAAGAAGAATGCCATCTGTGAATTCTGGTCAAGATAACTTGAATGATGGGGATGGAATATCATCCTTCCCTCCAGAAGCTCCAGTCCAGATTTCTAGTTCGAGGGGGCAGACTAGCGGGAAAGTTGGTACTCCTTATGATGAAAG GCGGACACAGGAAAGAGCACGTGACCAATCCCCTCATATGGCTCCCAGTCGAAGTACACGTGATGGGAAATTTCATGATGATCAGAAGGAAGAATCAGTTGAAAGCTTGGATGGTAAACATAGTCCGCGGTTATCATCTCCTGTCACGGTTAGGGTTGCCAGAGAGTCAAGTGTTGAGCAGAAAGATGCTGAACATGATGAGCTCTTGCTAGCTGATGGAAGCCCTGTGATGGAAAAGGATGAAATGACTTTAAACACAATAGGCAAAAATGACACCCTCAAGGATGGAGTGTTAAATAAGCAAAAATTGAGTTCTCGTGTCGAACAACCTGTGCTCCAAGAATTTGATGAGGGCGAGGACTCAAAGGCTGCAAGAAGTAGTGAAAACAGCAAAGCTAGGTCAGGAAGCAGCAGGGACTATCAGAAGTGGCGGGATGGGGCTGATGAGGAAGTCATTCAAGAAGGACGTTCAACACGCACAGAGAGCATGAAAAGGCACCTTGATGACAATGAACAGGGTCTCCGAAGAAAGAATCGTGATGGAAGACAAGATATAGAAAGAAGTCGCATGGCAGTAAAAGGAACGGAAGATTACCTCTATAGAGACTGGGATCCTAGCTCAGGTCATCAGATGCATATGAAAGCTGATGGATTTAATAGGCGAAAGGAGAGGGACAATCCTGAAATTCCTTGGCAACGGCGAGATGATGATCCTTACAACAGAAGGATTAGAGCTGAAGAAACAAGGAAGAGGGAGCGTGGTGAGGAAATGGGATCCAGGCATAGGGGTAAGGTTCGAGATGGCGAGAGGAGTGACAAAGATGAATTTCTCCATTCAAGGAAACAGTTAGATAATGGAAACTATAGGATTCCTTATGATAAGGAGGCTGGATCACGCCACAGGGAAAGAGATGATGGTCTGAAGAGTAGGTATGAAAATGTGGATGATTACCATGGCAAGAGAAGGAAGGATGAGGAATATCTGAGGAGGGACCATGCTGACAAAGAAGAAATCTTGCATGGCCACAGGGAAAGTACCAGTCGTCGAAAGCGAGAAAGGGATGAGGTTTTGGACCCACGGAAGAGAGATGACCAACTAAGACTTAGGGATAATCTTGAGGATCACCACTCTGTTAGGCACAAAGATGAGGGCTGGTTGCAGAGAGAAAGGGGTGAAAGGCCGCCAAGAGAGAGGGAGGATTGGCATAGGTTAAAACAGTCTCATGAAGAAAATCTACCCAAGCGGGAAAGAGATGAAGGACGGGGTGCTTTAAGGGGTGGGCGTGGTCCAGAGGAAAAAGCATTGGCTGGCCATTCTAGGGCAAAGGAAGAGTACAAGGGATCTGATAAAGAATACCAATTCAAAGACACAGTGCGACACAGTGAACAGTCCAAGAGACGGGAACGAATTGAGGATGAAAATTCACATTATAGGGGACGCGAGGATGTTTACCCACGTGGAAATCAATTTAGTAATGATGAAAGAAGATCCAGGCAGGAGAGGTCAAGTACTCGTAATGATCGTGCTGTTAGTGCTTCTGATAACCAAAGAGTGCATGACAAAAAGCATAGAGAGAATACAAGGAAGAATAAAGAGTCTGAGGGTGGTGATCACAACGCTATAGGCCCTTCCAAGAGAAATCGAGAAGACCAAAGTGGTCAAATTAATGAGACG GAGTCTAACGCAATAGATGGAAGATGTTGA